One Rosa chinensis cultivar Old Blush chromosome 5, RchiOBHm-V2, whole genome shotgun sequence genomic region harbors:
- the LOC112164797 gene encoding probable 2-oxoglutarate-dependent dioxygenase AOP1.2: MVPLYESMGIDEATVDGQVQSFTNIFWPQQNPNFSKTVHSFSEKLSELDQIIRRMILESLGLEKYLEEHIGSTNYLLRVMKYKGPLTNETKLGLNSHTDKNIVTILHQDQVEGLVVQTKDGKWINVKPSPESFIAMIGDSLYAWTNGRLHSPHHRVMMTGNEARYSTGLFSIPKAGYIIKAPEEAVDEEHPLLFKPFDHVEFLGFYYSEAGQIAQSALKTYCGVQN, encoded by the exons ATGGTGCCCCTATATGAGAGCATGGGTATTGACGAAGCAACCGTCGATGGACAAGTTCAAAGTTTCACAAACATTTTTTGGCCTCAACAAAACCCAAATTTTAG CAAAACTGTTCATTCCTTCTCGGAGAAACTATCTGAGCTGGATCAAATTATAAGGAGAATGATTTTGGAGAGCTTGGGACTTGAGAAATACCTGGAGGAACACATAGGGTCAACAAACTACCTTCTTCGAGTCATGAAATATAAGGGCCCTCTAACCAACGAGACTAAGCTGGGCCTAAACTCCCACACAGATAAGAACATTGTCACCATTTTGCACCAAGACCAAGTTGAAGGACTAGTGGTGCAAACCAAAGATGGGAAATGGATCAATGTTAAACCTTCGCCGGAGTCATTTATCGCCATGATTGGCGATTCTCTCTAT GCATGGACAAATGGTCGACTACATTCTCCACATCATCGAGTGATGATGACCGGAAATGAGGCTAGGTACTCCACTGGATTGTTCTCTATCCCAAAAGCAGGTTACATAATAAAAGCCCCAGAGGAGGCTGTGGATGAAGAGCATCCTCTGCTTTTCAAGCCATTCGATCATGTCGAGTTTCTTGGATTTTACTATTCTGAGGCTGGTCAGATAGCTCAATCTGCTTTGAAGACTTATTGTGGTGTCCAAAACTAG